The genomic segment AACATGCTCGAGCGCCCCACCGACATTGCCAACTTCAACAGTTCCAATTGGCGTGCGGTGCGCATGGAGAACGTGGTCATCGGCCAGCTTCGCCTCGATCCGGCCTCCGGTAATGTCGGGGCCCGTTTCTGGCTGGTCGACACGCTGCTCAATGAGCAGTTGCTCGGGTTTGACATGCCACCGGTGCCACCCTCGCAGGTGCGGTATCTGGCGCACCAGATTTCTGACCTGATCTTTGAAAAGCTTACCGGCATTCCGGGCGCGTTCAACACCCGCATTGCCTACGTCGCGGCGCAGGGCCTCGGCTTTGAGCGGCGTTTCCAACTGATCGTGGCCGATGCCGACGGCTACAACCCCCGCACCATCGCCACCTCGCGTGAACCGATCATGTCGCCGTCGTGGTCGCCCGACCGGTCACGACTGGCCTACGTCGGCTACGAGCGCGGTCGCTCGGCCATTTACCTGCACGAGTTGAGAACCGGGCAGGTGAAAACGCTGGTGTCAGAGCGCGGTATCAACGGCTCGCCTGCCTGGTCGCCGGACGGCACCAAAATCGCCTTGACGCTGTCGTTCGAGACCAACCCCGACATTTACATCATCGACACCGCCACCGGGCGGCGCAACCGATTGACCACCCATTTCGGCATTGACACCGAACCAGCCTGGTCACCCGATGGGCGCCAGATCGTCTTCACCTCGGATCGCGGCGGGAACCCGCACATCTATCGGGTGCCGGTCGAGGGCGGTGAGCCCGAGCGACTGACCTTCGATGGCCGCCAGAATCTTCGTGCCAGCTATTCGCCCGACGGCCGCGATCTGGTGTTGATCAACCTCGATCAGGGCGCCTATCGGGTTGCAACGCTCAATCTCGACTCCAAGCGCATGACCCTGTTGACCGAGGGGCGCCTGGATGAGAGCCCCAGCTATGCGCCCAACGGCGCGGTCATCATTTACGCCACACAGCGGGGCAATTCCGCTGAGTTGGGCACTGTTTCGACAGACGGCCGTATCAAGAGCCGCCTGCGTCAGACCGGCGATGTTCGCGAGCCGGCGTGGTCCCCGTTGTCCCCATAAGCCTCGTTATTGCTGTTCACCCATTAGGATTTGCCATGAAACTTTCAACGCTTCGTCTGTGTGCCGTAATGTTGGTCGTTGGTGGCCTGAGTGCTTGCGCCTCAGGCGGATCGAAAGATGCCATTGAAGGATCATCCCAATCCGGTTCCACCGAACGCCCTGCCACCCGTCCGATGCAGGACTTCTCGGGTGATAGCGGCAGCAGCCTGTCGGACGCCGACAAAGCCCGCGCGGAAGCCGAAGCCGCCCTGGCCAAGAACGTCGTTTACTTTGAGTACGATCAGGACACCCTGACCTCCGAGGGCACCGCCACCGTTCGCGCCTATGCGGAATACCTGCTGGGCAACCCCGCGGCTCGCGTCCGCCTTGAAGGTCACACCGACGAACGCGGGACGCGCGAGTACAACCTGGCCCTTGGCGAGCGTCGCAGTCGCGCGGTTGAAGCCGCACTGAGTCGCGCCGGTGTCAGTTCGGCGCAGATCACCTCGTTGAGCTACGGCGAAGAACGTCCCACCTGCATTGAGAGCACCGAATCCTGCTGGGGTCAGAACCGCCGCGTGGAGATCATCCGACTGTGATCAGAATGCCGCCCCTCATGAATCAGCGGCTCCGGCCGCACGTGCTCACCGGCATGCTCGCACTGGGCGTGGTGGGCTTGTCCGGATGCGCCGTGCCGGGATCGCCGATTTCAGGGGGAGGCGGCGAGCTGAGCCCGCAAGAGCGGCGGTTGCAGGACACCGAGAACGCATTGGTCGTCATCAAGCGCCGGCTCGACGGTATCGATTCGGCGCTCGATGACAGCGGCAGCAACGTCGCCGGTGAGGTCCGCGACCTTCGCGGTCAGGTCGAAGAACTCACCAACGCCGTGCGGCAGCAGGAAGAGCGTGGCAAGCAGATATTTGTCGAACTCGAACAGCGAATTCGTCGACTCGAAGGTGGCAGCGGGACACTCAACGGCGGCGGTGCCATGCCGCCACTGGTGGGGCTCGGCGGCTCAGCGGGGGGCGCCAATGTCGGCACCAGCCCCGAGCCGGCAGGATCCCAGTCACAGGCGCGTGGCGCGGCACCGTTTGATGCCGATGAAGAGGCCAGCTATCTGGCCACCTTCGAACTGCTCAAGAACGGCAAGTACGACGAGGCCATCAAGGGTTTTCGCAGCCATCTGGCCCAGTATCCCGATGGCCAGTATTCCGACAACGCCGCCTACTGGATGGCCGAGGCCAGCTTCGTCAAACGCGATTTTCAGACGGCGCGCTCGGGCTTCAAGCAGGTCGTGGATTCGCATCCCGACTCGCCGCGCGCGCCCGACGCCATGTTCAAGCTCGCACTGGCCCAAGAAGAGTTGAAGCAGGGCAGTGATGCCCGCAGCACGCTGCAACAGGTGGTGTCGCGTTATCCGACCAGCAATGCGGCGCGGCTTGCCCAGCAGCGCCTCGACGCTGGGCGGTGAGTGGCACCATGTCCGGTTCGATCCGGGCTGAAGACCAACCCCCGGCTGCTGAAGTGGACGGGGGAAGGCTCAAAATCACCGAAATATTTCGCTCGCTGCAAGGCGAGTCCGACAGCGTCGGCTGGCCCACGGTTTTCGTACGACTGACGGGCTGTCCGTTGCGCTGCCAATACTGCGACACCGCCTATGCGTTTCACGGTGGGCAGTGGCAAACCGTCGACACGGTCGTCGCGACGGTTGCCGATTACGCCACACGTCGCGTGTGTATCACCGGCGGTGAACCGCTGGCGCAACGCGCCGTGCTCGGGCTGATGCGTCGCCTCTGCGACGGCGGACACGCGGTGTCCATCGAAACCAGTGGCGCCCTGGACATCAGCGGCATTGATCGCCGAGTGCGACGGGTGATGGACCTGAAGACGCCCGACTCCGGTGAGCAGGCGCGCAACCGCTGGGAAAACCTCAGCGATCTCCGTGCCGATGACGAGGTCAAGTTCGTGATTTGTTCGCGCGCCGACTACGACTGGGCCAACGCGATGGTTGACCAACACGCGCTATTGACGCGGACCCGCGTGCTCTATTCCCCCAGTGCCGATCAGTTGCCCGCGCGCGACCTTGCGGACTGGATACTCGAAGACCGTCGCGAGGTGCGCTTTCAAACCCAGTTACACAAGGCGCTGTGGGGCGCCACGCCGGGGCGATGATGACCTCGGTGGCCACTGAGCGTCGCGCCGTGGTGCTGCTGTCCGGCGGGTTGGATTCGGCCACCGTGCTCGCCGAAGTGGTCGACCAGGGCTATGCCGCGTATGCCTTATCGGTGGCCTATGGTCAGCGCCACTCAGCCGAGCTTGCCGCGTCCGAGGCCATTGCCGCGCACTTCAAGGCTGCGGCGCATCAGGTCCTGACGGTGGATGTCGGTCGGTTTGGCGGATCGGCGTTGACCGATCAACGTATCGCCGTGCCCGAAGATGCCAGCGACGGCATTCCGGTGACCTACGTACCGGCGCGGAATACGTTGTTTCTGTCGCTGGCGCTTGGCTGGGCCGAGGTGCTCGATGCCGAGGCGATTTTTATCGGTGTTAACGCCGTGGATTACTCGGGCTATCCCGATTGCCGCCCTGCGTTCATCGACGCCTTTTCGGCGCTTGCTGCGGTGGCGACCAAGTCGGGCGTCGAAGGCCACGGGCCGCGCATCGAGGCACCGCTGATGACGCTTGGCAAGGCCGACATCATCGCCCGCGGCACCGCTCTTGGCGTGCCGTGGTCCCTGACCGTGTCGTGTTACCAGGCTGATTCGCGCGGCCGCGCCTGCGGTCGTTGCGACAGTTGTCGGCTGCGCCGCGAAGGCTTTGCCGCCGCCGGCCTGGCCGACCCCACCCGCTATCAACCCGGAAGTCCTCACCATGGCAACACTGACCGCTGAGCAACTCCCCGATTTGGCCGATTCACTTGCCGCTGCGGGTGGCGGCCGTCTGGTGCTGGGCGGCGGCTGCTTCTGGTGCACCGAGGCGGTCTTCGTGCTCGTCGATGGCGTTACCGAAGTGACGCCGGGTTATGCCGGCGGTGCAGCGGCAACGGCGCACTACGCCGATGTGTGTTCGGGGCAGACCGGTCATGCCGAGGTGATTGACGTGCGCTTCGACCCTTCGAAAGTCAGCGCCGAAACCTTGCTAAAAATCTTCTTCGCCGTGGCCCACGACCCGACCCAGGTCAATCGCCAGGGTCACGATGTCGGCACCCAATACCGCTCGGCGGTGTTTGCGGTGGACGCGGCGCAGGCCGCAGGGGTGCGCGATTACATCGAAACGCTGAACGCGGCGGGTGTGTTCAGTGCACCCGTCGCCACTGAAGTCACGGCGCTGGAGGCCTTTTATCCTGCCGAGGCGGCGCATCACGACTACGCGCGGCGTCATCCGGGGCAGCCCTATATCCAGGGTGTCGCGGCACCGAAGGTCGAGAAGCTCAACCGTCAGTGGGGCGGTTTCTGCCGCCGCGCGCCCGGTTGATCGGCGTGGGTTGTCGGTCCGGCGACTTCGGCTGAAGTCTCGCTGTCGCGCAAGCCGATGCCACGACGCACACCGCGTCCCACCAGACGATTGATGGCGTTGATGCCCTCGTAGACCGCTTCGGCGGTTTCGTCGTGCGCGGCCTGGGCTTTCAGCACCTTCTCCTTGGCCCCCGGCTTGTTGGCGAGAATGGCAAAGGGAATCGAGGCGATGCCCCGGTGAACGGCACGGACCGTCGCACTGGTCAGTCCAACGGCGCTTTCGGTGAACTGCTGCGCACGGGCAAGGCGCGCCTGCGCATCGAGTCGCAACTGGGTATCGAGTGCGCGCAACGCGACGCGTCGCAGGCTGTCGGCCAGCGCGCGCGCGTCACGCTCCAGTCGCCACCAGGTGACCACACCCCAGGCGACGAGTACCGCCAGCAACAATGCGGCACTAAGCGCCACGAACGACCCTGACCTCGGCCTTGACGCCTTGCTTGACCAACTCTTCGCGCACCCGCTGCAGCGCCTGCCGGGTGACTTCCTGGCGTAGCAGGTCTGGGGCCACCGCAGCGGCCGGCCCGGCGAAGCGGTTTTCTTTCATCGCGAGTTCGAAGGGATTGAGAATCTCGATGGTGATCAGCGTGGGCCGCGGGCTGCCGATCAGCGCTGCAGCGTCGGGCGCCTGCAGCACGGCGGCGTCGGTCAGGCCAGCCAGCTCGGTGCGCATGTGTGTGACCAGGCGTTGCAAGTGCCCAATGCGCCAGACCAGCAAGGCCGTAATGATGGCCAGCGGGATGATCAGTACCCAAGTCATGATGTTCCTCGTGCTCCGGTGC from the Polycyclovorans algicola TG408 genome contains:
- the queC gene encoding 7-cyano-7-deazaguanine synthase QueC, with protein sequence MTSVATERRAVVLLSGGLDSATVLAEVVDQGYAAYALSVAYGQRHSAELAASEAIAAHFKAAAHQVLTVDVGRFGGSALTDQRIAVPEDASDGIPVTYVPARNTLFLSLALGWAEVLDAEAIFIGVNAVDYSGYPDCRPAFIDAFSALAAVATKSGVEGHGPRIEAPLMTLGKADIIARGTALGVPWSLTVSCYQADSRGRACGRCDSCRLRREGFAAAGLADPTRYQPGSPHHGNTDR
- the pal gene encoding peptidoglycan-associated lipoprotein Pal translates to MKLSTLRLCAVMLVVGGLSACASGGSKDAIEGSSQSGSTERPATRPMQDFSGDSGSSLSDADKARAEAEAALAKNVVYFEYDQDTLTSEGTATVRAYAEYLLGNPAARVRLEGHTDERGTREYNLALGERRSRAVEAALSRAGVSSAQITSLSYGEERPTCIESTESCWGQNRRVEIIRL
- the queE gene encoding 7-carboxy-7-deazaguanine synthase QueE; the encoded protein is MSGSIRAEDQPPAAEVDGGRLKITEIFRSLQGESDSVGWPTVFVRLTGCPLRCQYCDTAYAFHGGQWQTVDTVVATVADYATRRVCITGGEPLAQRAVLGLMRRLCDGGHAVSIETSGALDISGIDRRVRRVMDLKTPDSGEQARNRWENLSDLRADDEVKFVICSRADYDWANAMVDQHALLTRTRVLYSPSADQLPARDLADWILEDRREVRFQTQLHKALWGATPGR
- the tolB gene encoding Tol-Pal system beta propeller repeat protein TolB translates to MLGAVSSASAQLEITVSGGQESARPIAVVPFETPDSIETDVASIIEANLSRTGLFDAMSRDNMLERPTDIANFNSSNWRAVRMENVVIGQLRLDPASGNVGARFWLVDTLLNEQLLGFDMPPVPPSQVRYLAHQISDLIFEKLTGIPGAFNTRIAYVAAQGLGFERRFQLIVADADGYNPRTIATSREPIMSPSWSPDRSRLAYVGYERGRSAIYLHELRTGQVKTLVSERGINGSPAWSPDGTKIALTLSFETNPDIYIIDTATGRRNRLTTHFGIDTEPAWSPDGRQIVFTSDRGGNPHIYRVPVEGGEPERLTFDGRQNLRASYSPDGRDLVLINLDQGAYRVATLNLDSKRMTLLTEGRLDESPSYAPNGAVIIYATQRGNSAELGTVSTDGRIKSRLRQTGDVREPAWSPLSP
- the ybgF gene encoding tol-pal system protein YbgF — encoded protein: MNQRLRPHVLTGMLALGVVGLSGCAVPGSPISGGGGELSPQERRLQDTENALVVIKRRLDGIDSALDDSGSNVAGEVRDLRGQVEELTNAVRQQEERGKQIFVELEQRIRRLEGGSGTLNGGGAMPPLVGLGGSAGGANVGTSPEPAGSQSQARGAAPFDADEEASYLATFELLKNGKYDEAIKGFRSHLAQYPDGQYSDNAAYWMAEASFVKRDFQTARSGFKQVVDSHPDSPRAPDAMFKLALAQEELKQGSDARSTLQQVVSRYPTSNAARLAQQRLDAGR
- the msrA gene encoding peptide-methionine (S)-S-oxide reductase MsrA, giving the protein MATLTAEQLPDLADSLAAAGGGRLVLGGGCFWCTEAVFVLVDGVTEVTPGYAGGAAATAHYADVCSGQTGHAEVIDVRFDPSKVSAETLLKIFFAVAHDPTQVNRQGHDVGTQYRSAVFAVDAAQAAGVRDYIETLNAAGVFSAPVATEVTALEAFYPAEAAHHDYARRHPGQPYIQGVAAPKVEKLNRQWGGFCRRAPG